Genomic DNA from Puntigrus tetrazona isolate hp1 chromosome 6, ASM1883169v1, whole genome shotgun sequence:
AATATAGGCTGTTTAGTTTACCATAGTCTTCCTTACTGTCCAttgattttaattgaattttaatttattttattcttcttatatatatatatatatatatatatatatatatatatatatatatatatatatatatatatatatatttttttttccactttttttccaAGATTTCTTCCAgcaagatttttcttttcacagcaAAGTTGCTGTGTCCCTTTTTATCCACAAACAAAGAACTGTTATCCCTGTTTGCCCTCTTGTGGAAATATGTGATAATACAACAGTGATGTTGACAATGTtgacattgtaaaataatactttattaaaaaaataagtatctatctatctatctatctatctatctatctatctatctatctatctatctatctatctatctatctatctatctatctatctatctatctatctatccatctatccatctatccatctatctatccatctatccatctctctgtctatctgtaaCATGTAATCAAAAGGAAAGACAGAATGGTCCCTTTTcagaataatgtattttaaagataatttagtcaatattttcacactttttatACATCAAACCATAGACATTAAAGAGGCCCGCTGACTCAGATGTGGCCAGAGCAATAAACTGCAATATCCGTACTGTAAGATGCCTAAGGGAGACAGGAAGGACAGCTGTTCTTCCTTTCAGTGGCAAACCACATGTAACCTTGCGTCCCCCTAGACGTGTTTGTGTAATTGAAAATTCAAGAGTGGTGTAACCTCTCACATGGAAGAGCCgcgtttacatttttgtgaggATAAATAacgttaaacatttttttttttgcaaacattgtTAACTGCATATTTAGCTGTTTACATAGACGTTAATAATAactcatttaaatacacattttataaagcattaaatCAACAAGCGGTGCACTCTTGTCAGTTTGCCCTAGCCGTGGTTTAATGATGTAACTCCTTGATGATGCATGCAGGAGATATCAGATGTGCATCTGTCTTCTCATCCTCATCGATGAGATGCTGAATATAACACGAGGTTCCTACTAAAACATGGCCAGTAGTCTGCATAGTGAAGAGAGTCCATCTTAGAGCTTCCCttttaacagaaagaaaaagaagatcaGTGAGACAAAAGTGTTTACTTTCTATAATATAGTTTAGTATATTACCTTTGTCaaagatcatttattatctGTCTACTGTTTATACACGCACTTTGTGTGCATTTGAATGTCCGTTGAATAAGTATATGTTTTTATGGTGGCACACAAACTGGTCTTCACCAAATCTGCTTGTTAGCAAATATGTCTCAACTTCGAAACGAATCCCTAAAGCAGGGTACAAGAGCATTGCTAAAACTTGGGATTCATGGTTTCCTCCATCATCTGATGTTATTCAGAGCTTCTAATGACACACATGGACGAACACACTTACCGTAGCATTCTTTTCGCCTTGTAGCACTGCAAGTCGTACGACACAGAATACATTCCATACAGTGTCGCCTGCACGTTCAGGCAGCCAATAAAGTCCTGCGGGTGATTTTTGTAAAGATCAAAAGTCAGTTTGGCAACatctttccttgtttttttccagCCACATCCAGGATAGCTCTTGGTTGATTGTTTCTGTGTAGTAATGacatgaaaagagagagagagagagagagagagagagagagagagcaggggGAAAACAAGAAGATTTAAGTTAAATTATGCTATTTGGCATTTGAGTCCAAAATTTTGGAAGAAGGATATATGAAGGGAGGTGGAAGTAATGTTCAGGATAGACGTGAAGGAACTGAAGCAtgcaataaaaagtatatttccCTGTTCTGTGGATTTATATGTTGACATTTGGTatgttggttttctttttttgttttgtagtcaGTTTGTAGTTTATCGATTCCTTGTTTCTCTCATTTTGTTTGCTAAGCACTTGAATTTGATTGTACTTTGTTAGGTCTTGGTTATTTTCCCtagcatttattgtttttttctaattccattttttggtttcttttactgttttgatttatataataatgtttcttctGTACTTAGAATGTCCTTTTGTGATATTACTACTAACAAAAGttaataaattgtttacattattattattattataatgtaaaataagttattaaaaataaaaaataaaataatttattaaatatcattagGCCAGAATAGATAatacatttatcttttatttacaaGAGACAGTAACAATATCTCACGAATGGCCAGCCGAAAGATGTGCCCTTCCTGCTGTGAGTTTGCTTTTCTTTCAGCGTGATGCCTCTTCTAAAAATGaccattatttttcacatttttgcacttttatagcatgaaagtgctataaaaagagaaacagtATTATAAAGGAAGTTggttcagttttattattagaaatattattattattaacagtatTAATATTAGAAATTCTTCCAAAATGTAGGTCTCTCTTAAATATTCTTAGAATGACAAATTCTTATGAATCATTAAATGTATGCTTCGCTTGGATGGACtttgtttatacagtatatatatatatatatatatatatatatatatatatatatatatatatatatatatatatatatatatatatatatatatatatatatatatatatatatatatatatatatatatatatatatatatacaaacaagtACAACATTCTACACCAATATATctatactgcatatatatactgcattattatagttttttctgttgtattttgTAGTGGTTTGTTCAAATGCACTGCTATtgattttcacttttgagcTGGTGTAGAATCAAACATTTAGCATACAGTGTTATATCCATGCCCTGCCTGAAGTTTGATGTGAAAGCCTAGGTCTAATCCTGAAGAGCACAGGTTGGTTGCCTAGGAACATGTAAAGGTCACCTGACTGATGCTGCCTATGTAGAGCGTTCCGGATTGACTGCTTACAAGGTACCGtgacctttaaaaatgtttcttagaAGACAAGACAGAGCAAGTAATCTAACAACTGTAGGCTTTTGAAAGAGGCTGTATGTTTTGTACTCCTAGAGACGCAATGTAGGAgagaaatgataataaaaaaacttgacaTCAGATATGCTTTAAGGAGGTTCATTTGATTGTTCACACTCACCCTTCCTACTTTCTTCTGATCCGAAGGTgtttctgaaaaaggaaaaaagagagaacgtGTCCTTTATGAACGTGTTGATatctaaattaattttgatcAACAATTCATTTAAGATCATGTAACATTATCTGAGATTTTAAGTCTTTTATCTCTGTCCAACCGACTTATCACAACATTTCAAACCTCCTTCACCTTTTTCACCTTCAACTCACTGGCTGACATGTTGCTATTTTCATAAGAAATAGGTCAATAAGCTGAGAATAGACATGACTCTCAGATGTCTGTTGCTCAAGATCTAAACTCAGTCTGTGCAGTTAGAAGGATCCACCAGGAGGTGCTATCAAAGTTCATATTAATAACAGCTGAACATAAACTTGCGTCCCTAATTAAGCTATATACTAGGCAATATGTTGTGTGGCAGTAAGTGGGAGCTATGCTAAGGAGTATAGAATTTAATATCAATGGTGTGAGCACTAGAAAGCTAATAAAATGAACACAGTCCATGATGAAAATGCATTACGttaattttaatgatgcatCTGTACTGTAATGAAAACACTGACCTGCTGTGGAGCCCACTTCTGTCCTTCCCCTAAGACCATTAGGACAGTGTTGTCTTTTAAGGTTTGAAAAAAGTCCTCCGTATCCACTCCAGTTCCATCCTCATCCAACACTAAAGCCCTCATGCAATGCATGTGGAATATATCAATCACCTAGAAGAGAAAAAGCATTCAAGGATCTTTAGAGTAAGTGCTCTAGTTCTTAGGCCGGCTCACCGTGGCACTAACCCTCCAACTTTTGAGTTATCacatataatcatttattttaactgctACTAAGAGTCAAAGTGAATACCAGTTGTAATTGAAGAAACATTATGTGATCCAGCATAGTTTAATTCAACAAAAATTAGACATTTGACTGTTAATAGTTATTAGACATAAAATTAGACATTATAgtgttaaatataaaagtatctTAATTTGACTTTTATATATCAAGCTCCAGTACCattgataaatattttcaagTGTGTCAATGGTCAAATGCACTTAATATTTAGTAGTTTGCAGAAACAGGGACGTCCTGAATGTATTTCTTAATGTATCTCTAATCCTTCTAATTCTTGTCCTCACCTTGTTCTTTAGGTCCTCAGGTCATTTGCCATGATGCCTTTCTTAATAGAGCGGTCAGAGTTGATGACCCTGAAGGGTCTGGAGTGCTGAGGCCAACGTGGTAAGAGCTGCTGTGTCATAGAACCACAGGCTGATATGCATCTGTGGAtgtgacgcacacacacacacacacacacacacacacacacacacacaaacaaacaaacagatacaaATATAAGGAAGGAACTTTAATGTTGGATTAATAGAACAACAATTAGCATATAAGCAGACAATCATAATACAATAACAGTTACTTTGAAAGGGAAGTTGAGAACACATCAAGGGATTTCCTGGCATTTTCCATTGGAATCAACTGTGTAGCTCCAGGAAacttcaaaatacagtaaaaaaggcATTACACAAGATAAATAAGTAAGTAGCATCAACAATAACAGCTTAAATATGCTATATacctactaaaataaatatatagcaatTGTTAACAATCGCTTTAGACATATATAAATATCCAGCAAACAAGAAACTGATATAATGAACAGAATATCTAATATTTAGTTGTTGTCTATTAAgacaaaatgtagtttaaaagtttaaaatctactgtaaagctaaaaaaatcttttgtaatgtcGACCGTATTTGAATAAGACATCAGagacataaaaaacattaaaaaaaaagattacttgTGTGAGTAATTATTCTCAGGAAATCTGTaagattaattatatatatatatgtatatatgtacacaatacCTTAAAAAGAAAGCTCTTCGGATCCTCTTTTTGTTCTGGAATTGTTTGGCATTTACAGTAACTCTGTGTGGCGGATCTGTTCGTTGCTTCGGAGGATCATTGCAACACTCTTTTTTTCACCTTTGTTCCACTCTGACAGCATGAGTATTTGGTCATGCTATGTTGAgcaataatgtataataatctCTCAGTCCCAGCTGAATCACACCACTCGACCATTTTCTGAGGTTTATCACATTAAAGCTATCTGAAAATACATAGTATAGCACATATACTACGTACTATGTTACAAGATAAGTCATTCCATATTTACTAGCTTGTAGGGCAGTAATGCCAAGCATTTGATTGCCATAGGGAGGAAAACAAGGAAAATACCTTTTAGTATGTATTTACTTTGACCTGTTAGTGAATGGAAACTCATAAATAAATGGGTTTAAATGggtaaaaaggttttatattgtttttgaaaactaTGAATTATGTCTGTACAATAGGTCAGGGTGTCATAGTTATAGTCTCTAGAGTGCTTAGAGAGATTTTAAAGGGTGATCCAAGGATCTCTGATAACATGGAAAAACCTAGATcttggatttaataaaaatatttaatacgaATATAGAGCTAACTACAAACATCAAACCAATTAGCATCTAACAAATAATGAGCTTTTCTTAGAACTAACCACATATtgctatttaattaatttatttattagctcACAGCTATAGTTGtagttaattatttgaaaaaactaaacttgttACACAGAATTTGAAATCCAGAAAGTATCCAACACATTTTAATCTTCATTTTGAACAGTATACTGCTTTCGTAACCTAATCAACTTTGGTCACTTTTTATGATTCTGACTGAAAAGTGTTGTCATCCCAGTTTTGCAAAAAGTGACTGCAATGATTGTCTTTGAATATTGTATGGTAACATAAAAAGGAAATGTAgtccatttttttgtgtattttttttttttcccaaaaggACCAGACCCTGCCAAGTGGAAAGGGTCAAGTGGTTAGGTGGTCTAAATTTAACCTTTGCAGCCCACTACTCCCCCAAAGATGATAGCTGTGCTATGTTTAGTAGGATGGGTGGCAGCTGTGAAAGCATTTATTGGCTCTGAGCTGACAACGACGCAGGCCCCTGTACCATATGACACATTCATTGTTTGGCGGTGGTGAAAAAGAAGAGAGCTTAGTCACACTGAAAGGCACATATGAGAAGCACCCGTATACAGAGACACATCAAGAACCTCAAGGAACAAAGAATTGGAGATCAACTTGGATGGATTAACGTTAGTGTTCAGAAGACCAAAGCATCTGTCGTGTGGAATATTTTATAGGACTTGCAACTGTTAATGATATgattttttcaaaatcataacaaacacagaggtcaaaggtcatttCCTAAAGAAGAAAAGCTGACAGCAGGGTCACAATCCTCTTAGAAGAGGGCCTGGAGATTAGTGTTTTGGCTGGTCCTAAATGCTGATCTGATACCGCCGTTGACACGTGAGTTTACTTTTAAGATGCTTACTTTCTATGACGGTGTCTTCTTTGTCAatgtaaatgtcataaaaaataatgactaggtaaatgcattcacatttcaaattacaatttattttaatagtgcaCTTTAAATATTCTACTAACTAGAAGTAAATTTGTAACtatatgtcaactaattctcgtGGATTTTCAACTACATGTGTACTAACTCTCAGAGAAAACTGTTAGTAGAATACGTTTCTCATAGttagtatgttgtatgttatttcattaaattaaattatgtattaagCAGAGAGAAGTTATTAAGCAGATAGTCTAATGACTGCCGGTTGACAAATTACTTACTTCTCTTAcagactatcaaaataaaatgtttcatttttctgttGGAGCTTTACTACGAACATACAAAGAATGCAGAAGTATAAGATATAGACTACTTAATATGTGACTTAAAGACGCACTCACAGATAacattttttctaaacattttttctaGTTAATATCTTTTGGATGTCATTGACAGGAAGCAAATAATCAACTGTGAacctgtgaaatatatatataaaaaaggtcatttataaTAGTACATCGATTAGTGATCATGAGCAAACATCATATAATGATGAACATATCAGTATTTCCACTTtcagatatatttattaaactttcATGACGTGCATAACTATCtgaatgttaataattaattgataaactatattatttaatagtaagtaattgataaataattattataagttAATGTATCTTTTTAAGAACACATAAACTACTTTATTACCCAGTATGCTGTTATTTACACATCTTACTGTGATTATTTGGTCATGGttatatagatagagagatattaacattatattggCAAAAGTATGCACTATTCATCTGACTATTATTAGGGCATGGTTCATATTACTTGACTGGACACTTCCGGAAAAATGATCAAGCATGACctgattaatattttcatgACCAGATTACTATTTATGCATTATGTCTTTAACATGCACTCAGTGGTCTTTTCGAAAGCAGTCGCCTTGGACGTAAAGCCCAACAGGCCCAGGAATGCAATTTGATCCAATGGAGATCACCAACAAATTCTTTCAGTTCGTTTACCCCATTCTCTGATTTGAATTTTCATATAGCTTCCTTGTTCATTTACTGTGTTATTTACTGAAACACgcaatttgaaaaatatttgttctaACAGTTAAACTACATTTATGCTGACATAGCATATTTTGATGCAAGACACTAAAAACTGAGATGTgacagaacaaacaaaacatctgcTCTTGTGTAAATTCAccatacaattaaaaacatttcatgtacAATGTCCTTTAAACggtaaaacttttctttactgaCTTGGATAGAACACCAGCCATAGtgtgaaatgtaatgaaaaGTGATGAATCCTGAAGGTATGAATGACAAGCATTTGTCAGAGTGAACATGCTTTGTCTTATGCCGCACATGGCCAACTCTCCCGCGTCTTTATTTGGACAGACTATTTTAAATGCTTCCTCCTGATAAACAGCACCAGCTGTCTGGGCTCAAGTAGGGGATGGGGACTGGAGTTATCTTGAATGCTGCAAGAGGACTTCCTTTATGCAAGGAATGTTTCACTATTGCACATAAAGTTTACAATATGCACTGCTTTGTACCCTTAGAAGAAAATTGACAGCAGTAGGTGACACAGTAACAGCAGAATGGAAAAATGCACTTACATTACGTCACGAATGTTCACCGTCTCACTGTTATAGTGAAAAGGCACAACACTCGCACTACAGTTATTAACTGTACTACTGCATCTTTATTATTGtacttgaacaaaaaaaaaaacgttattacTCTACTCAAAAACATAATTCAACAGGTCTTGTATTATCATTGACACTGAAAGTGAGACCATTGACAGCAGCTGATGGGGTGACACTGGAATCAAGCTTTGGTGTCAGTAGTGTGCATAAAAATACCTTGTTGCATTCAGAAAAAATTTATACTctttagtaaatgtttaaatggagGGCAACGTAGtcttaaactattaaaattagaattagaaaatacgggtagtacattataaaaactattaaggctatggagagtccccatgaaccacaaaaacaatgtgtgtgagagacagagagagagagaggaaggaaggTTGCAAAATGTTCTTGCCCTGGATCCAAAAGAATGTACAAAATGGAGTGTTTGACACTTGTTACAGTTCTGAAAGTTCTTGAactgtgtttttacttttaaattagtcagagttttatgtatttattagtgaTTAATTGAGCTATGAGTTTCCAAATTATtgagataaagaaagaaaaaaacactgtgtttgtttttgtttttccagagcTGGGTATGTGCCACAGATATTTGTGCCATTCCTAATTCCAATAATAACACATACAAAGGGCTTAcaagacattaaaaaatatggaTGTATTTGGAGGTGCTCCACGTGTGCTTGGTTACCCAAGGTCCAGTTCTGGTGAAATGTGGAACAGATGCTATTCTTAAATGTCAGATTGGTGGAGATCCCCAACCAGATGTGATCTGGGAGCGTAAAAATGAGTCTATTCTTCCTGAGGGTCGTTACCGTATTACACAAGATGGCAAGGTGTACGGCCTTTACATCTCTGGGGTGACAATGGAAGATGCTGGTCAGTATATTTGCCGAGCTAAAAACAACATTGGGGAAACATATGCAGCAGCTACCCTTAAAGTTGAAGAAGAGCCCCAGGAGCTTCAGCAAACACAGCCAGCCCCAACACCGCCACAACAAAttgaaatagtaaaaattaTTCCACCAGAACAAGAAATCAAGATTATGAATCAACAACAGGATGTGGTAGTACAGAAAGCAGACCCATTCCAAGACAACAAGCCTCGTTTTCTGATCAAGCCTCTTTCTCTAAGAGTTGACCGTGGAGAAGATGCTGCATTCTCCTGCAAACTGTCTGGTGAGCCTTTACCGCAAGTGGTATGGGAAAAAGATGGTAAACAGTTGAATGAGATCTATGAAAGTTCCCACTACCATGTGGGCCAGCAAGATGGTGGCTGGTTCCAGCTGAAGGTTTTCAGAACAAGAGCCCCAGATGGAGGTGTTTACATGTGCAAAGCAGTCAACAAGTATGGAGAAGCGATGACGGGAGCTGTGCTCCTGGTAGAGCCCATTCCAGAACAAAGAGTGGGAAGCAAGGCAAATGGCTACACCAATGGCCATTACTCACCAAAACAATCAAGGGCCAAACACTCAAAAGAGCCTCACTTAAATGTGTCGAAGGCTAAGAAATTCACAGTCACAGAAGGCAAACATGCCAAATTCCGTTGCTATGTCACAGGAAAGCCTAAACCAGAGATCGTATggaagaaagatggagagaatATTGTGCCGGGTCGACGATTTCTAATTTTTGAAGATAGAGAGGGGTATTACACCTTGAAAGTACTGTACTGTAAGCAACAGGATACAGGACTCTACATATGTGCTGCCTCAAACGCACTGGGAAACACACTAAGTGCTGTGCAACTGTCAGTTAAAGGTAactcatttttaattgtcaactatgttttattaattcctAACATATCTGTAAGAACTAACATATCTCTGGGTTCTCTGACAGTCCAGTTCCTACTTTAAACATTCTTACTCCTTCACTAAGAatcctaaaactaaaatatgcctAAGATCTTTGTCTTGGTTGTTTTGTGAGTTGTCATATAACTGTTATCTCCcattatatatgttaatatatgttGCTGTGTGCTTAAGATGGTTATGATATGTGACTATGGTATATTAATAACACGGATATACCCTTGGGGTCCCACTTTAAATTAGGTGTCCTTAACtactacatacatataaattaatcattGGCTCGTATTgtgtacataaatgtttttacattttacttatatttaaaaaataccaaTATGTAATTGCATCCATAATTAATTTCTTGCACTGTTGATGCATTCTCCCTTACAGCTTAACCCACCTTACAGTTTTAACACCTAACCTGTCCCTAGCCATATCCATATCCCACCACaaaagcagcaaaagtgttttgcaatataatataaacaaaacatatatttttcgATATATAAGTACATAAGGCCAcctaatttgtgtttatttttccaatatgttaatataacaTTGGTTGAATTACTTTAAGattactgtaatacatttcTTACTCTTCATGACCATAATATAACAGTGGCTGTCTAACTTTGTGGGTATATATTTAGTTGTGAAGTCATGTATTCGATGAACACTGACCAAAGCATGATGAAAGGTGAGAAAAGCCACAGAGCTCAGTACATTCCTGAGTGACAGCATCACTGCAATCTTATCAACAATGCAATGGGGCATAGCTTAGGCTTTGTATGGTGCAATTAAGCCTGTAGGATTATGTTCTTTCCTGGTAACTGCATGAccacaaccttttttttaaccactgtCATTGGCCTGCCACATCCCAGCTGATGTATTTTCTAACTTTACGTTGTTTGGTTCATATGTATAGTGCGTTTAGATAATTAACACATTTGTTGTTTCATACTACATCTGCAGtgtgatttgttttaatcaCTTATCAAATCTGTTTATAGGGCCCCCGGTCCGATTTAAGCAAGCTCTTCTAGACGCAGAGGTCAGGGAGAGGGATGTTGCCGTTCTGGAATGTGAGGTTCCGGAAGAGTCCAT
This window encodes:
- the LOC122346476 gene encoding LOW QUALITY PROTEIN: cell death activator CIDE-3-like (The sequence of the model RefSeq protein was modified relative to this genomic sequence to represent the inferred CDS: inserted 1 base in 1 codon); amino-acid sequence: MENARKSLDVFSTSLSKCISACGSMTQQLLPRWPQHSRPFRVINSDRSIKKGIMANDXEDLKNKVIDIFHMHCMRALVLDEDGTGVDTEDFFQTLKDNTVLMVLGEGQKWAPQQVKTPSDQKKVGRKQSTKSYPGCGWKKTRKDVAKLTFDLYKNHPQDFIGCLNVQATLYGMYSVSYDLQCYKAKRMLREALRWTLFTMQTTGHVLVGTSCYIQHLIDEDEKTDAHLISPACIIKELHH